Proteins found in one Zea mays cultivar B73 chromosome 1, Zm-B73-REFERENCE-NAM-5.0, whole genome shotgun sequence genomic segment:
- the LOC100194103 gene encoding Protein WEAK CHLOROPLAST MOVEMENT UNDER BLUE LIGHT 1: MELLDTNGHGKTRAQNAENMAPVSVKSPDTSLEIKEKSPHNLTEHQEELGPPVGHDGSLSPKILSHIQPTQASDDSSKDEGDHAAVTNKDGVETISENGFTGSNIRPTVEKKSEEDNVYSHETVAATPKKKVEPVKGSEGSYTGLVDTSAPFESVKEAVTKFGGIVDWKAYRAQSLERRRVVHLELEKVQQEIPQFKEDWETAEVAKSDVIEELERTNRLVDELKHKLERAQLEVDQAKQDSELALLRAQEMEQGIDDDASVIAQTQLAVAKERHEKAVEELKLLKEELRSTHEQYAVLATERDAAIKRAEEVVCAAKDTEKQVEELTLELIASKESLELAHASHHEAEEHRLGAAMAKEQDFLAWEKELEEAQAELNQLNEQIASKRNVESKAHENECKLLGLKSELAAYVENKLNEEAGMVQEQGSDEAKEISRSIKQALASKRKELAEFKGKLENARIEANLVRVVVESLSSELDREKASLATLQQTEGMACITVASLEAELDRTEQEIELVHKKEAETREMMAELPRMLQQAAQEADDAKMAAHLAQEELRKAKEEAERTKASATTADTRLRAVLKEIEASKASKGLAIAAVQAMQESNDAGSAGASPRGVTLPISEYHALSKRVHEAEELASERVAAAFAQIELAKESESRNLERLQEASKEMDEKKSDLQIALERAESANEGKLGAEQELRRWRAEHVQRRKAHEATQHPVSPVRTPPRMLVEQKGSYREENELPTDPKLHKSNGSMDQFVSSEKSRKKKSFFPQMSTLLSRKAQTQT; encoded by the exons ATGGAACTTCTTGATACTAATGGTCATGGGAAAACAAGAGCACAGAATGCTGAAAATATGGCACCAGTTTCTGTTAAGAGTCCAGATACATCACTGGAAATCAAAGAGAAGTCGCCCCACAATTTGACAGAGCACCAGGAAGAACTGGGGCCCCCTGTAGGCCATGACGGGAGTTTGTCACCGAAAATTCTCTCCCACATACAACCAACTCAGGCATCGGATGATTCGTCAAAAGATGAGGGAGACCATGCTGCTGTAACAAATAAGGATGGAGTTGAAACCATATCCGAAAATGGTTTTACTGGTTCGAATATTAGGCCAACAGTTGAAAAGAAATCTGAAGAAGACAATGTGTATAGTCATGAGACCGTTGCTGCCACCCCCAAAAAGAAAGTAGAACCAGTAAAGGGATCTGAAGGCTCATACACAGGACTTGTTGACACTAGTGCACCATTCGAGTCTGTTAAAGAGGCTGTCACCAAGTTTGGAGGAATTGTTGATTGGAAAGCCTACAGGGCTCAGTCATTAGAG AGACGCAGGGTTGTGCACCTTGAACTTGAAAAGGTTCAGCAGGAGATTCCACAATTCAAAGAAGACTGGGAAACCGCTGAGGTGGCTAAGTCAGACGTCATTGAGGAGCTAGAGAGAACTAATAGACTTGTCGACGAGCTGAAGCATAAGCTGGAGAGGGCACAGCTTGAAGTGGACCAAGCAAAGCAAGATTCTGAGCTTGCCCTGCTTAGGGCACAAGAGATGGAGCAGGGGATTGATGATGACGCTAGTGTAATAGCCCAAACACAGTTGGCAGTTGCCAAAGAAAGACATGAAAAGGCTgttgaggagctcaaattgctgaaAGAGGAGCTAAGATCAACACATGAACAATATGCTGTATTAGCCACTGAAAGGGATGCAGCCATTAAACGGGCCGAGGAAGTTGTTTGTGCTGCCAAGGATACTGAGAAGCAAGTAGAGGAGCTCACTTTAGAACTTATTGCATCCAAAGAGTCTCTCGAGTTAGCCCATGCTTCACACCATGAAGCTGAAGAGCACAGACTTGGGGCAGCTATGGCCAAAGAGCAGGATTTCCTGGCTTGGGAGAAAGAGCTAGAAGAGGCACAAGCAGAGCTAAACCAGCTCAACGAACAAATTGCATCCAAAAGGAATGTGGAGTCCAAAGCTCATGAAAACGAGTGCAAACTACTTGGCCTGAAAAGTGAGCTAGCTGCCTATGTGGAAAACAAATTGAATGAAGAGGCTGGAATGGTTCAGGAGCAAGGTTCCGACGAAGCAAAAGAAATTAGTAGGTCAATCAAGCAGGCTCTAGCTTCAAAGAGGAAGGAGCTTGCTGAATTTAAAGGGAAATTAGAAAACGCAAGAATTGAAGCCAATTTAGTAAGAGTTGTTGTAGAATCACTCAGCTCAGAGCTTGATAGGGAGAAAGCTTCACTTGCTACATTGCAGCAGACTGAGGGTATGGCATGCATCACAGTTGCTTCTCTAGAAGCTGAGCTCGACAGGACAGAGCAAGAGATAGAATTGGTACATAAGAAAGAAGCAGAAACTCGGGAAATGATGGCGGAGCTTCCAAGGATGTTGCAGCAAGCAGCCCAGGAGGCAGACGATGCCAAGATGGCAGCtcatttggcacaagaagaactGAGAAAGGCCAAGGAAGAAGCTGAGCGAACTAAGGCTTCTGCGACAACTGCAGATACCAGGTTGCGTGCAGTTCTGAAAGAAATAGAGGCGTCTAAAGCATCCAAGGGGCTAGCCATAGCGGCAGTTCAAGCGATGCAAGAGAGCAATGACGCAGGAAGCGCTGGTGCTTCTCCTCGAGGAGTAACGCTTCCTATAAGCGAGTACCATGCTCTTAGCAAGAGGGTTCACGAAGCCGAGGAACTTGCGAGCGAGAGGGTGGCAGCCGCGTTTGCACAAATAGAGTTGGCAAAAGAGTCCGAATCAAGGAACCTAGAGAGGCTGCAAGAAGCATCCAAGGAGATGGATGAAAAGAAGAGTGATCTCCAAATCGCGCTGGAGAGGGCTGAGAGTGCAAACGAGGGGAAGCTCGGTGCTGAGCAGGAGCTGAGAAGATGGAGAGCTGAACATGTGCAGCGCCGGAAAGCCCACGAGGCTACACAACATCCAGTCAGTCCTGTGAGAACTCCACCGAGGATGCTTGTCGAGCAGAAGGGCTCTTACCGGGAAGAAAATGAACTTCCCACAGATCCGAAGTTGCACAAGTCAAATGGTAGTATGGATCAGTTTGTTTCCAGCGAGAAATCGCGGAAAAAGAAGTCGTTCTTCCCCCAGATGTCCACACTTTTGTCTAGAAAGGCACAGACACAAACATAA